The Labeo rohita strain BAU-BD-2019 chromosome 22, IGBB_LRoh.1.0, whole genome shotgun sequence genomic sequence GCCTCGATCACCCACCTGTGCGCCATCAGCTTGGACAGGTACTGGTCGATCACGCAAGCCATCGAGTACAACCTCAAGCGCACGCCACAGCGAATCAAGCGCATCATTTTTATAGTTTGGATCATTGCCGCCGTGATCTCCTTCCCGCCTCTTATTACCATGGAGAAGGGTGAGGGGAAATTCTGCAAAATCAACGAAGAAAAATGGTACATAGTTTCCTCGTCCATCGGCTCCTTTTTCCTGCCTTGCATCATCATGGTCCTCGTCTACATCCGAATCTACCAGATCGCCAAGAAGAGAACCAGAGCGCCTCCTGGGGACCGGAGGAAAAAGGACACCGCGGACAAGAAGGAGAATGATCTAGAGAAGGATCCCCACGAGAAGCTCAACGGGAATCCGAACCCTGAGCCGGACGACAAGGGCGAGATCAATGGCGTGGACATGGAGGAATCATCCTCCTCAGACCACAAGGTCTCCAACCCTTGTTCCCTCAAGAAAAAGAGATCAAAAGGAAAGACCAAGTTGAGCCAAATCAAACCGGGGGACAGCGACAAGCATGAGGTCCTCCAGACCACCAAGACCAGCAGGTGGAAGGGCCGCCAAAACCGGGAAAAGCGCTTCACGTTCGTCCTGGCGGTGGTCATAGGCGTGTTCGTCATCTGCTGGTTCCCGTTTTTCTTCACCTACACGTTCACGGCGTTTTGCGAATGCTGCGTGAATGAAACTCTCTTCAAGTTCTTCTTCTGGTTCGGCTACTGTAACAGCTCCCTCAATCCTATTATATACACCATCTTCAATAATGACTTCCGAAGATCCTTCAAGAAGATCCTCTGCTGGAGAGATAACAGGAGAGTGGTGTGAAtgagctgctgttttttttctctcctctaTCCAGTGTAATATATCACCTGGCATTTACAGGAAGTACTTGTGTACAGTAAGCCAACACGTCGTGTGTCATTATACAACAAATCCGGAGTGGGGGAAAAGACTCTTACATGCTTTGTACAAATGCAACAATGCATGGTTATGCAATTACAGCACAATGCAGATTCGTCCATTTCTGAAGTATTGTTGTGTTGTTCTTGATATACAGTGAGTGGTGTCGTTTCGTAACTCTAGTATTTTATCATCTGCCAACGTGGAGGGACATATTCGAAGACACTGCATCACCAACCACACTGGATGTtgttcaaaatatgaaaaacaatttGCAAAGTGTCAAAGGACTACAAGCTTGGCCTTCAAACTACGCTGCATGTCAACGTGTTCTTATTTCCCTGACATTCTGTATAATTAATTGTGAAGGTGTTGATATTGTTTGGTGAACTAATTGTCTTTTTTATCCCTGCCAGTAACGGTTCATTTAAAATCTTGCTGTGGACCATTAAGCAACAAGATGTTGAGCTCGTCCGACTGGAACCTGACATGCCGGTGTCACAACAGATTTCTCCCGTTTCTGATGTAGTTTATATCTGTCACCATAGATATAATGGATGGATGTGTAGTACCACAACATGAGGGATACTTACAAACCATGTGTCAAACAGCTGGTTTAGCTGGTGAGTTAGTAGAAATGCACAACAAAAGAGAGGTGAATATTCAGCAGAATATCGAATGACTGAGAACAGAGTTTCTCCAGGTCAAGGTGAGGTCAGGCCTCTAGCCATGCTGGCTTTTTCCCGCAGGATATCCAGTTGTAGAGAGATGGAGTGAGTGTCCAGTCCAATTGCTAAAATGTCTGACAACAAAGGTCTTGAATGACATCTACAAACTACCCGTCACTGTGCGTTATTGCCGCATCTGAAAAACCTAATCATGATGTATGACTCACTTCAATATATTGGCTGTTTTCTGGTTGTGTTCTCAACGTGTTTAACCATCGaggtctgaaaaaaaaaactgtttgcacaCACAAAGAGAGAAAACTctcgaaaaataaaaagtgcagagcctttttttgtgtgttatcATTCTGGAAAGGCAACTGGAGAGATTTCTTATGAAAAGCAAAGCTTCTCTTATAAAACCAGACAATGAAAGAGTTTAAAGTGTCTTCacagaagcaaaaaaaaagagtttacaGCAGTGAAAACAAAGCACTAAGTTTTAAAAGTGTaaccacaaaaccaaacaattttATGTTGACGTTCCCTGACTAGCAGCGTAGACCCGCCCACTTAGAAAAGAACTGCGGTTTGATTGACATGCTAACTGACCAATCATGGGTTAAGCTGACAATTTTGAACCTTAGAACGTTTCTAAGCCTAGATAATCACGCGGGATTGCTCAAACCCCTCGACTTTCTCTCAGGTAATGAAATTTTGCTGTTATCTGTCAGCGATTATCTCGTCAATTTCAATTATTTTGCCTGTCTTCCCGTTCAGTTTGACTTTAATGTCTCATTTGACCGTTCACCTCAGAAATCCGGTGATTATGTGACTATTTGCGCTGCACGTGATTTACGTACTTTTTCCACAggaatataattttacaaatagtATAAAACACTGCCTGCGGTGAAGTTCCCCAGTGGcagtaatacatttatatgcTGGAGAGAATATACCGAGACCTTCATAATTATGATGGATCATGATAATTTCATCTCATCTATAATCATCATTAAATCGTCAAGACAGCGGGGTGATAATTACAAAGtttaaaataaggtttttaTTACACGGACCTGTAGCACCGGTTTCCGTACCCTTTCACAAACTGACATAAAAGCATTAAATGGCAACTTTAAAGATATGGCAGCACATTACCACCCACAGCGGCAGAGCTGCGCTTGAGATATATTATGTGATATgagctggagggagggagggaggtgTGTGGATACTGCTGGACGCCCTGAAGTGTGAGTGGGAGACTGGAGAGATGGCCGGGCGGTGATGGACATTCAGTGGGAGGGAACATTTAGGGGGTTGTGTTGATAAGCTTCACTTCAAAAGTATGAATGAGAGGGATGAGGGTGTTTTGGTCAActgtaagagagagagacaaaaaaaaaaaaaatggttaattaCATCAGCGCAGGTAAGGGCTGTGAGAAAAAACACTGCCAGGTTTTTCAAAGACAGGGCTgtgaatcaaaataaataaataaataaaattactattattattattatgacgaTCAACGAAGGTTATGCTTTATGCCACTTTTCAAACAGGCCACCCCAATCAATAAATCTGAACAAAACGGTGCTTACGTCTTTGATATTATtggttcttattatttttttgatggcaaaatgtttgataaaagcCTACATGTTTTATGCTAATTAAAACAAATCacaataattgtaattatgatgtttaaaaaatcattataattacaattatatcaactttaaataataataatgatgatgatgatgataataataaaaaaaaataaatacaccaGAGATGGTAATGCTTCATGATATTGCCACCCTTCTAaaatctgaataataaataaataaatgttaaaaaagaaaagaaagaataagaaaaaaaatcacaataattattattgtattaactataaatataatttatatttatttaaaaataatcattgttattattaagaataataatcacaattatataaaaaaataagtaattaacaTGAAGAAGAtgaggataataataatagtaataataataataaaaataatacattgcCTTCAAGGATGGTTATGCTTCATTATATAGCCACCCTACTAAcatctgattaaataaataaataaatattaaaagaggAAAgattataaacaattattttgatatcaattattatataaatcatataataataaaaaataatcatcattatttttaagattaataatcacagttatattaaaaatatttaacatgaagataataataataataataacaacagcaataacaatGACACGTTATCATCCTCATCATCATAAGGGATGGTTATGATTCATAATATTGCTGCCCttctataaatataaacaaaaacccggagggaaaaataaaaataaataaataataataataatgtttaaaaaaaggaaagaaagaataagaaaaaaattacaataattattattatatcaactataaatataatttataatatgtaataataaaaaaaaaaaaaaaaaaaacaaataattaattaacataaagatgattatataatataaatgttttattatatatgtagaTAACATATAAtacaaactattattattattatttaattaatcatcactacattacaatttattaaacttaagataataaaaatattattactattaataataataataataaaaatgttaaaaaaggaaagaaggaataagaaaaatcacaataattattatattaactatgaatataaattattataatactcAAAAAACAATCATTAAGAATAGTAatcaattacattaaaaattaaaattaacattaaaaataacatgaagatgacgatgatatatatatatatatatgcatgtgtgtgcgtgtgtgtgtgtgtgtgtatgtgtgtgtagatACCATATAATAATACCaacaattactattattattgttattattatttaaataatcataactacatttaaatgtattcaatttaagataataaaaatattgtattattattattattattattattattattattattaatgatacaTATGTGTATGCTATGTATACTTaagataataacaataatattagtagtagtagtagtagtagtagttatcTAACAGGTGTTCTTgtggtattattattttatttccatgtatcttttttcatttattaagttTGAATTCTCATATTATGGGTTTGAAATAAGCTTGCATAATTAAAGGAATGTTCTGAGTAATCTCTGTTTACAGCATTTGATTACCACTATGTGTgacaacagacaaacaaaaaaatctcatttaGTGTAACGAACTTTTGAAATGGAAGTCTATGTGGAAGTCTAACAGCAACTGGGGGGCCTTTGAAGAAGCTGCTGCCCCGGGTCTCCCAGGGCCATAATCCAAGCTTAAACAGGAGGCAGACGAGACAAAACGACTGAGAAAATGAGCATCACATCATGAGTATTGAGAGCTGGCATATGTTGCACTGCATGATAAACTTTATTTGTACCGAACGCTACCTCATGGCAGCAGATGACTGAATCACTGAATGACAGAACCAGCAGCCAAAATGCTTGGTCTCCAGATGCTGTCTTTTAGACTTGGCTCGCGGCTATCAGTGCACGTAGGTACAGCAGATCTGTGTTTGTGCCGCTTTTAAATGACACCGATGAATTCAGACAGTTGTGACGCCCCAAAGGTCAAGCTTAAAGCTTTCAGAAGAGACCCCACTGTGCGTTTTTCATGCAACGCTGTTAATCAATAccagtttctctctcttttttacaGCAGGCAAACAAAGAAGCAGACATCTTATTAAAGAGAGCGATGGGAAGTGGGAGGGAGCGGAATAGAGGAATTTGTTCGCCCCATCCAGCGTGTTTCCTGGACCCTACTTTTTCCTCGCAATCCACCCTGTGGGAAATCAATTTGTGTTTGTCAAATGAGCAGCACACTTAAAGCCACTGAAATGCAGCTGTGTACCAGAGAGTCAGCGCGTATGTGTGTTAAGCACAGCGATACGGTCTCACAGCGCGgctgagaaaaaacaaacagcagaaaTGCAGCGCTACGAGTGTTTAATTGCAGAATGCAGTTTGTAAAATTAGTCTGCGGGGACACAAACGACATGAGATGAATGCTGATGGGCTCCATTATTTCAGTTCAGTGcgcaaagtttaaaaaaaacatcagaaataaGTCTCTtgaacatttcaaatgtttctTCTAAACTCCAGTGAGTTTACATGGTGAGTAATGGAGAGTCTTTGGCTTCTCAAATTTGTCTTGCGAGACACATGTAATCTCTAGTGTCCACTAGCGATGTTAACAATGTGTCAA encodes the following:
- the adra2a gene encoding alpha-2A adrenergic receptor: MGCNDSINGTDPQPYTLLLALPLSVLVGLLILLIVFGNVLVIIAVFTSRALRAPQNLFLVSLASADILVATLVMPFSLANELMGYWTFGQVWCEIYLALDVLFCTASITHLCAISLDRYWSITQAIEYNLKRTPQRIKRIIFIVWIIAAVISFPPLITMEKGEGKFCKINEEKWYIVSSSIGSFFLPCIIMVLVYIRIYQIAKKRTRAPPGDRRKKDTADKKENDLEKDPHEKLNGNPNPEPDDKGEINGVDMEESSSSDHKVSNPCSLKKKRSKGKTKLSQIKPGDSDKHEVLQTTKTSRWKGRQNREKRFTFVLAVVIGVFVICWFPFFFTYTFTAFCECCVNETLFKFFFWFGYCNSSLNPIIYTIFNNDFRRSFKKILCWRDNRRVV